From Anaerohalosphaera lusitana, one genomic window encodes:
- a CDS encoding Gfo/Idh/MocA family protein: MNRRDFIKSTSAATLGLGVMGLGSVAKAAPNEKVIVAVAGIRSRGNYLANKFAGLKNCEVKYVIDVDSRYLPSCAAGVEKTQGKKPQQISDFRKALDDKDVDAIVIATPDHWHAPMGIAALSAGKHVYVEKPCSHNPAEGELFVAAQKKYGKVVQMGNQRRSIGATQRMIKEIRDGVIGNPYFARTWYSRNRKPIGFGKEVDVPDYLDWDLWQGPAARTAYRSNVHPYNWHWFWRWGTGEALNNGTHELDIARWALGVEFPTKVTSLAGRYAYPDKDDWECFDTQNISIEFGGDKLITWEGISAGNTPINKQGRGVMILGDEGQIDYYADRYEVFDKNHNLVNKVDSVQADENADQTDTTDPGLKDNHAGNFIQAIRGVEKVNSPIDEGHKSVLLGHLGNIAARTGTMLECDAANGHIKNNKTAQALWSREYAPGWEPKI; this comes from the coding sequence ATGAATAGAAGAGATTTCATCAAATCCACAAGCGCAGCAACACTCGGTCTGGGTGTAATGGGCCTGGGCTCAGTAGCCAAAGCCGCGCCGAATGAAAAAGTGATCGTCGCTGTCGCGGGCATCCGCAGCCGGGGAAATTACCTGGCAAACAAATTCGCCGGCCTGAAGAACTGCGAAGTTAAATACGTCATTGACGTAGACAGCAGGTATCTGCCGAGCTGTGCGGCAGGCGTCGAAAAGACACAAGGTAAAAAGCCCCAGCAGATCAGCGACTTCCGCAAGGCCCTTGACGACAAAGACGTCGATGCAATCGTAATCGCGACACCCGACCACTGGCACGCACCGATGGGCATCGCTGCACTCAGCGCGGGCAAACATGTCTACGTAGAAAAGCCCTGCAGCCATAATCCCGCAGAAGGCGAGCTCTTCGTGGCTGCTCAGAAGAAATACGGCAAGGTCGTTCAGATGGGTAACCAGCGTCGTTCTATCGGCGCAACCCAGCGAATGATCAAAGAGATCCGCGACGGCGTCATCGGCAATCCTTATTTCGCACGCACATGGTACTCCAGAAATCGCAAACCCATCGGCTTCGGCAAGGAAGTGGATGTCCCAGATTACCTCGACTGGGACCTCTGGCAGGGACCGGCTGCGAGAACCGCATACCGCAGCAACGTGCATCCGTACAACTGGCACTGGTTCTGGCGCTGGGGCACGGGCGAAGCACTCAACAACGGTACACACGAACTGGACATCGCACGCTGGGCACTCGGCGTTGAATTTCCCACAAAGGTTACCAGTCTTGCAGGCCGATATGCATATCCTGACAAGGACGACTGGGAATGCTTTGACACGCAGAATATCTCCATCGAGTTCGGCGGCGATAAGCTGATCACATGGGAAGGCATCAGCGCGGGTAATACACCGATCAACAAGCAGGGCCGCGGCGTGATGATACTCGGCGACGAAGGCCAGATCGACTACTACGCCGACCGCTACGAAGTATTCGACAAGAACCACAATCTTGTCAATAAGGTCGATTCGGTGCAGGCTGACGAAAACGCCGACCAGACAGACACCACCGACCCAGGCCTGAAGGACAACCACGCGGGCAACTTCATCCAGGCCATCCGCGGCGTAGAAAAGGTCAACTCGCCAATCGACGAAGGTCACAAGAGCGTACTGCTCGGGCACCTCGGCAACATCGCTGCACGAACAGGTACCATGCTCGAATGCGACGCGGCTAACGGCCACATCAAGAACAACAAGACCGCTCAGGCACTGTGGTCTCGCGAATACGCACCGGGCTGGGAACCGAAGATATGA
- a CDS encoding 3-keto-disaccharide hydrolase, which yields MSKLSKSLLIISILAVICQPSFAGEWKKLFNGENLDGWERKNGKAKYYAEDGVLVGQTVAGQPNSFLCTTDTYSDFILEYEMKLGGAINSGVQIRSESKPEYGNGRVHGYQVECDPSDRAWSGGIYDEARRGWLYPLYRGHEGRAAFNPTGWNKFRVEAVGPHIKTFVNGVPCADLVDDMTAEGFIGLQVHSVPKRHDGMKITWRNIRIMTDDLEDELSEDYMAIHQVNLVPNYLSEREKAEGWKLLWDGKTTDGWRGAKLDDFPEKGWKIEDGVLTVMPSGGAESAYGGDIVTRKKYGDFELKVDFKFTKGANSGIKYFVDPKLNKGPGSAIGCEFQILDDRNHPDAKKGVNGNRTLASLYDLIPAWNPWGKREKRNGWNQARILADGKHVEHWMNNLMMLEYERSTQMWRALVDYSKYKDWPDFGEAEKGNILLQDHGNLVHFRSIKIRELK from the coding sequence ATGAGCAAACTGTCAAAATCACTCTTAATCATCTCTATTCTGGCCGTTATCTGTCAGCCCAGCTTTGCAGGTGAATGGAAAAAGCTCTTCAACGGCGAAAACCTAGATGGTTGGGAACGGAAGAACGGCAAGGCCAAATATTACGCCGAGGACGGCGTGCTTGTCGGTCAGACCGTAGCAGGCCAGCCGAACAGCTTCCTGTGCACCACCGACACTTACTCGGACTTCATCCTGGAATATGAAATGAAGCTGGGCGGCGCGATCAACTCAGGCGTGCAGATCCGCAGTGAAAGCAAGCCCGAGTACGGTAACGGCAGGGTTCACGGCTACCAGGTCGAATGCGATCCCAGCGACCGCGCATGGAGCGGCGGCATCTATGACGAAGCAAGACGCGGCTGGCTGTACCCGCTCTACCGCGGACACGAAGGCCGGGCCGCGTTCAATCCAACGGGCTGGAACAAATTCCGCGTCGAAGCGGTAGGCCCGCACATCAAGACATTCGTGAACGGCGTACCCTGTGCGGACCTGGTCGACGACATGACCGCGGAAGGTTTTATTGGTCTGCAGGTCCACAGCGTACCCAAAAGGCATGACGGCATGAAGATCACCTGGCGTAATATCCGCATCATGACCGACGATCTCGAAGACGAACTCAGCGAAGACTATATGGCCATTCACCAGGTCAACCTCGTGCCGAACTACCTTTCCGAACGCGAAAAAGCCGAGGGCTGGAAGCTCCTCTGGGACGGCAAGACGACTGACGGCTGGCGCGGCGCAAAGCTCGACGACTTCCCCGAAAAGGGCTGGAAGATCGAAGACGGCGTACTGACTGTAATGCCCTCCGGCGGTGCTGAATCCGCATACGGCGGCGACATCGTCACGAGGAAAAAATACGGCGATTTCGAGCTTAAGGTCGACTTCAAGTTCACCAAGGGCGCGAACAGCGGTATCAAGTACTTCGTCGATCCCAAGCTCAACAAGGGTCCCGGCTCTGCGATCGGCTGTGAGTTCCAGATCCTTGACGATCGCAACCATCCCGATGCGAAGAAGGGTGTAAACGGGAACCGCACACTTGCGTCTCTGTACGATCTGATCCCGGCATGGAACCCCTGGGGCAAGCGTGAAAAACGCAACGGATGGAACCAGGCACGCATTCTGGCTGACGGCAAGCACGTTGAGCATTGGATGAACAATCTCATGATGCTCGAATACGAACGCTCAACCCAGATGTGGCGTGCACTCGTTGACTACAGCAAATACAAGGACTGGCCCGATTTCGGTGAAGCCGAAAAAGGCAATATCCTGCTGCAGGACCACGGCAACCTGGTACACTTCAGAAGCATTAAAATCAGGGAACTCAAATAG
- a CDS encoding polysaccharide lyase 8 family protein, producing MTKFAFSVCLLIVITGTTFAADDLAQLERQLKEYLLTNKYSNLFDTINPEHDSDKFLKAGRFMKSMQSDGSWKSIDYTSKRRGGWPVNGHMSRVTTMAKAYCSRNSKYSQSSEMLGAIRKALQFWLENDFVSPNWWHNQIGVPREVGRTLILVGDRVPEEVVERSIEMVMARARIRMTGQNRIWLAGNVFMRGLLTDDAELVTKAANAIAAEVRVTTAEGVQPDWSFHQHGPQLQFGNYGLSYANDCAMWANILRGTRFAFDDAKIEILRNYLLNGQQWVVWNRSMDISACGRQLFPGQPRKKARLLAEIFPVMAAADKEHMAEYMAFTRRYLDDGTTENAFTGHKHFWRSDFTVHRRPDFYCSVKMCSPRVIGAESGNSENLLGYHLADGATYIYRNGDEYRDIFPVWDWRKLPGTTCLQSDEPLPQLSWSGYHNGSDFVGGVSDGNNGVTVMDYDRDGLRAKKVWFFHGDEILCLGAGISTDKDQYVVTTIDQCLLNGEAVVYGRDGSPMVGKHILGRPAWMWHNRIGYALLENSGVYVSADKQTGKWSSVYSAGSDKQVSKEVFRAQIEHGKAPQNASYAYKILPGVKPSTLLKGKIGELQVIANTENIQAATCDDWAGIIFHKAGSVKIPESPHTALDKPGLVMLERKGDTVNISVAEPTANKDIDSFKLTLSGKFEGENCTYDGENDVTSCLIELPTGKGQRGGSTFVSVKKLN from the coding sequence TACAGCAATCTGTTCGACACGATCAATCCCGAGCATGACAGTGACAAATTTCTAAAAGCCGGCAGGTTCATGAAGTCTATGCAATCGGACGGCAGTTGGAAAAGTATCGATTACACGAGCAAACGCCGGGGCGGCTGGCCCGTCAACGGTCACATGTCGCGTGTCACAACGATGGCGAAGGCCTACTGCTCGCGGAACAGCAAATACAGCCAAAGCAGCGAGATGCTTGGTGCCATCCGCAAAGCGCTGCAGTTCTGGCTGGAGAACGATTTTGTCAGCCCCAACTGGTGGCACAACCAGATCGGAGTTCCGCGCGAGGTGGGACGTACTCTTATACTGGTAGGCGATAGAGTGCCCGAAGAAGTCGTAGAACGTTCTATAGAAATGGTAATGGCGCGGGCTCGGATACGTATGACCGGTCAGAACAGGATCTGGCTGGCGGGCAATGTGTTCATGCGAGGGCTGCTTACGGATGATGCCGAACTCGTCACCAAAGCGGCCAACGCGATTGCCGCTGAGGTCCGCGTCACCACCGCTGAAGGCGTTCAGCCTGACTGGAGCTTTCACCAGCACGGACCGCAGCTTCAGTTCGGAAACTACGGTCTGTCGTACGCAAACGACTGCGCGATGTGGGCGAACATCCTTCGCGGCACACGTTTCGCGTTTGACGATGCGAAGATCGAAATATTGCGAAACTACTTGCTGAACGGACAGCAGTGGGTCGTCTGGAACAGAAGCATGGACATCAGCGCATGCGGACGACAGCTCTTTCCGGGACAGCCCCGCAAAAAGGCACGTCTGCTTGCCGAGATTTTCCCGGTCATGGCTGCGGCGGATAAGGAACACATGGCCGAGTATATGGCATTTACAAGACGGTACCTTGATGACGGTACAACCGAAAATGCGTTCACAGGTCATAAGCATTTCTGGAGGTCAGATTTTACCGTGCATCGCAGGCCGGACTTTTATTGTTCTGTGAAGATGTGTTCGCCTCGCGTGATCGGCGCTGAATCGGGAAATTCAGAAAACCTGCTCGGCTATCATCTTGCTGACGGTGCAACCTATATTTACCGCAACGGCGATGAATACCGCGACATCTTCCCCGTTTGGGACTGGCGAAAACTGCCCGGCACAACATGTCTGCAGAGTGATGAGCCTTTGCCGCAGTTGAGCTGGTCCGGCTATCACAACGGCAGCGACTTTGTTGGCGGAGTGTCAGACGGGAACAACGGCGTGACTGTGATGGATTACGACCGCGACGGGCTGCGAGCGAAGAAGGTGTGGTTCTTCCACGGCGATGAGATACTTTGCCTGGGAGCAGGGATCAGCACCGATAAGGACCAGTATGTCGTAACCACGATCGATCAATGTTTACTGAACGGCGAAGCAGTTGTCTACGGCAGGGACGGGTCCCCGATGGTCGGCAAGCATATACTCGGCAGGCCCGCGTGGATGTGGCACAACAGAATCGGCTATGCCCTCCTCGAGAATAGCGGCGTTTACGTCAGTGCCGACAAACAGACCGGGAAATGGAGCAGCGTATACTCGGCAGGGTCGGACAAGCAGGTCAGCAAAGAGGTCTTCAGGGCGCAGATTGAGCATGGCAAAGCGCCCCAGAACGCAAGCTATGCCTACAAGATCCTGCCCGGCGTGAAGCCCAGTACTTTACTTAAAGGCAAGATCGGTGAGCTGCAAGTGATCGCAAATACTGAAAATATTCAGGCGGCAACCTGTGATGATTGGGCGGGCATAATTTTCCACAAAGCAGGCTCGGTAAAAATACCCGAAAGTCCGCACACAGCACTCGACAAGCCCGGACTGGTGATGCTCGAACGAAAAGGCGATACGGTGAACATCTCAGTCGCCGAGCCGACCGCGAACAAAGATATTGACAGTTTCAAGCTGACGCTCAGCGGTAAATTCGAGGGCGAAAACTGCACCTACGACGGTGAAAATGACGTGACCTCCTGCCTGATAGAGCTGCCGACGGGAAAAGGGCAGAGAGGCGGGAGCACCTTTGTTTCGGTAAAAAAACTAAACTGA